Proteins encoded by one window of Gemmatimonas aurantiaca:
- the nusA gene encoding transcription termination factor NusA: MAGSADILMALRELSNLKQITREELHGLLQDGIHAALAKKHGANVQAEVEIDEARGEIRIVLLKTVVEDVTDESREVTVEEARFMDPEFQVGDVMEIPVDFMEFGRTAVQAAKQRIIQRVREGERTRIRDEFAGRVGDLLSGEVQQIERGKLVVMLNKFREAEAIIPYREQNHREHYHQGEPVRAVLKRVEDTPKGPRLILSRSDALFVQALFKLEVPEIQQGIVEIKAAAREVGSRTKIAVTSRDDAVDPVGACVGLKGARVQAVVNELGGERIDIVPWSPDPERFAKLALAPARVARVFSDAASRTIQAVVDEDQLSLAIGRNGQNVRLASELTGWKIDLYSSREWLEKGGEAPLFAPLPEDAEADVPLNEIEGLETATVAVLAEAGYRTLNDILDLDRDDLLRLPGIAPEEADRIMAIIDELTTEDDGEGGRGA, translated from the coding sequence ATGGCCGGATCGGCGGACATTCTCATGGCGCTGCGCGAGCTGTCGAATCTCAAGCAGATCACGCGCGAGGAGTTGCACGGGCTTCTGCAGGACGGCATTCATGCCGCCCTGGCCAAGAAGCACGGGGCCAACGTGCAGGCGGAAGTCGAAATCGACGAAGCCCGCGGTGAGATCCGGATCGTGCTGCTCAAAACCGTCGTGGAAGACGTCACGGACGAATCCCGTGAAGTCACGGTCGAGGAAGCGCGCTTCATGGATCCGGAATTCCAGGTCGGCGACGTCATGGAAATCCCGGTCGACTTCATGGAGTTCGGCCGCACCGCGGTGCAGGCGGCCAAGCAGCGCATCATCCAGCGGGTACGCGAAGGTGAGCGCACGCGCATCCGTGACGAATTTGCGGGCCGGGTGGGCGACCTGCTGTCCGGTGAAGTGCAGCAGATCGAGCGGGGCAAGCTGGTGGTGATGCTCAACAAGTTCCGTGAAGCGGAAGCCATCATTCCGTATCGTGAACAGAATCACCGCGAGCACTATCATCAGGGCGAACCGGTGCGTGCGGTGCTCAAGCGGGTCGAGGACACGCCCAAGGGGCCGCGTCTCATTCTGAGCCGGTCCGATGCGTTGTTCGTGCAGGCGCTGTTCAAGCTCGAAGTGCCCGAAATCCAGCAGGGGATCGTGGAGATCAAGGCCGCCGCGCGTGAAGTGGGCAGCCGCACCAAGATCGCCGTGACCTCGCGCGATGACGCCGTCGATCCGGTGGGCGCGTGCGTGGGGCTCAAGGGCGCCCGGGTACAGGCCGTGGTCAACGAACTGGGGGGCGAGCGTATCGATATCGTGCCCTGGTCGCCCGACCCGGAGCGGTTCGCCAAGCTGGCGCTGGCGCCGGCGCGGGTGGCGCGGGTGTTCAGCGATGCGGCGTCGCGTACCATCCAGGCCGTGGTGGACGAGGATCAGTTGTCGTTGGCGATCGGGCGCAACGGACAGAACGTCCGGCTGGCGTCGGAGCTGACGGGGTGGAAGATCGACCTCTACTCGAGCCGTGAGTGGCTGGAGAAGGGTGGCGAAGCGCCACTCTTCGCGCCGCTCCCCGAGGATGCCGAGGCCGATGTGCCGCTCAACGAGATCGAGGGACTGGAGACGGCCACGGTGGCCGTGCTGGCCGAGGCCGGATACCGGACCCTCAACGACATTCTCGATCTCGATCGGGATGACCTGTTGCGTCTGCCCGGCATTGCGCCGGAGGAAGCCGATCGCATCATGGCCATCATCGACGAACTCACGACCGAGGACGACGGCGAGGGAGGTCGCGGCGCGTGA
- the rimP gene encoding ribosome maturation factor RimP, translated as MGEAIEPIVTQELDRLGFDLVELRRGGSRSRPVLDIRIDRRDESKVTIDDCARVSRALEARLESAALVGEQYVLEVSSPGVDRPLRHAADWRRFVGQRATVTSGLLAGGKQEVEIVAVTGEDGAEVALVRDPKGREVHVPLREVSQARLAFNWKR; from the coding sequence GTGGGCGAGGCGATCGAACCCATTGTCACACAGGAACTTGACCGTCTCGGATTCGATCTGGTCGAGTTGCGGCGTGGGGGCTCGCGGAGTCGCCCGGTGCTCGATATCCGGATCGATCGGCGGGACGAAAGCAAAGTGACCATCGACGACTGTGCGCGCGTCTCACGGGCCCTCGAAGCCCGGCTCGAATCCGCGGCGCTGGTCGGCGAACAGTATGTGCTCGAAGTGTCCTCACCCGGTGTCGACCGGCCGCTGCGTCATGCGGCCGATTGGCGGCGGTTCGTGGGTCAGCGGGCGACGGTGACCAGTGGGTTGCTGGCTGGAGGCAAGCAGGAAGTCGAAATCGTCGCCGTGACGGGCGAAGACGGCGCTGAGGTGGCGTTGGTGCGCGATCCGAAGGGACGGGAAGTCCACGTCCCCCTTCGTGAGGTCTCGCAGGCGCGACTGGCGTTCAACTGGAAACGATAG
- a CDS encoding polyphenol oxidase family protein, translating to MRADRGEPLSAETFFDAVWPATGLPAGIHGWTTTRSQGSFGLGAAEPVGEVMARWTALQEALVTRGVHRLASAHQVHGAAVALHEGDWHGWLRQRGVDGHVSTVPGTALAVTIADCTPVLIGHPRGAIAALHAGWRGAAARILDVGLDLLASLGFPAQECSVHLGPAICGPCYEVGPEVLTAVTGKPASAKGHLDVRAILADQARARQVAALTVETACTRCDSHFFSHRGGDGGRQLGVIVLRP from the coding sequence GTGCGCGCTGACAGAGGGGAACCGCTTTCGGCGGAGACGTTCTTCGACGCCGTGTGGCCGGCGACCGGGTTGCCGGCGGGCATTCACGGGTGGACCACGACGCGGTCCCAGGGATCGTTCGGACTGGGCGCCGCCGAGCCGGTGGGGGAGGTCATGGCGCGATGGACGGCGCTGCAGGAGGCGCTGGTCACACGCGGCGTGCACCGGCTGGCCAGTGCCCATCAGGTCCACGGCGCGGCGGTAGCACTGCATGAGGGTGACTGGCACGGCTGGCTCCGGCAGCGGGGCGTGGACGGTCATGTCTCCACCGTTCCCGGCACGGCGCTGGCGGTGACGATTGCCGACTGCACGCCGGTGCTGATCGGTCACCCCCGGGGCGCCATCGCGGCCCTGCACGCCGGCTGGCGCGGCGCGGCCGCCCGCATCCTCGATGTGGGGCTCGACCTGCTGGCCTCGCTGGGATTCCCGGCACAGGAATGCTCGGTCCATCTCGGCCCGGCTATCTGCGGTCCCTGCTACGAGGTGGGCCCGGAGGTGCTGACAGCCGTGACCGGCAAACCGGCTTCGGCCAAGGGCCACCTGGACGTGCGTGCCATTCTGGCCGATCAGGCGCGGGCACGGCAGGTGGCAGCGCTGACGGTCGAAACGGCGTGTACGCGGTGCGACAGCCATTTCTTCAGTCACCGGGGAGGAGATGGGGGCAGGCAGCTCGGCGTGATCGTGTTGCGGCCCTGA
- the murA gene encoding UDP-N-acetylglucosamine 1-carboxyvinyltransferase, whose amino-acid sequence MSAVQFIVEGGHHLQGSIRPAGNKNAALPIVAAALLTDQPVQLYNVPRIRDIETLVELIRTTGAHCEWTDGNALRIHAQQVQAGDLDPAMCARIRASILLAAPLLARCGSVTLSPPGGDVIGRRRLDTHFHVLQALGASYELGARFRFDTAGLVGADVFLDEPSVTATENALMAAVAAKGRTVLRNAASEPHVQDLARFLVALGARIEGIGSNVYTIEGGLPLGAATHTVGPDHIEVGSFIGLAAVTRSTLRIEQAGVEHLRSTLMGFERLGIRCEIDGDDLIVPAAQERRIQNDLGGHVAKLEDQPWPAFPADTMSIAIVAATQCEGMILFHEKMFESRLYFTDKLVGMGARIVLCDPHRAIVSGPTPLRGGTVESPDIRAGMAMLLAALCAEGTSVINNAQQIERGYERIEARLGALGARIRRVELSAR is encoded by the coding sequence ATGTCTGCTGTTCAATTCATCGTCGAAGGCGGTCATCATCTGCAGGGGAGTATTCGTCCTGCCGGCAACAAGAACGCGGCGCTGCCCATCGTCGCCGCGGCGTTGCTGACCGATCAGCCGGTGCAGCTGTACAATGTGCCGCGCATCCGCGATATCGAGACGCTGGTGGAACTCATCCGCACCACCGGGGCGCACTGCGAGTGGACGGACGGGAATGCGCTGCGCATTCACGCGCAACAGGTGCAGGCCGGCGATCTCGATCCGGCGATGTGTGCCCGTATCCGGGCGTCGATTCTGCTGGCGGCGCCACTGCTGGCCCGTTGTGGGTCGGTGACGCTGTCCCCGCCCGGCGGTGATGTGATCGGTCGACGCCGCCTCGATACCCACTTCCATGTGTTGCAGGCGTTGGGCGCGTCGTACGAACTCGGGGCCCGTTTCCGTTTCGACACCGCCGGTCTCGTGGGCGCCGATGTCTTTCTCGACGAGCCCAGCGTCACGGCCACCGAGAATGCGCTGATGGCCGCGGTGGCGGCGAAGGGGCGCACCGTGCTGCGCAACGCCGCCAGTGAACCCCATGTGCAGGATCTCGCGCGGTTCCTCGTCGCCCTCGGCGCCCGCATCGAGGGCATCGGATCGAATGTGTACACCATCGAAGGCGGGTTGCCGCTGGGCGCGGCCACGCACACCGTCGGTCCCGATCATATCGAAGTGGGCTCGTTCATCGGGCTCGCGGCGGTGACACGCTCCACGCTGCGCATCGAACAGGCCGGCGTGGAACACCTGCGTAGCACGCTGATGGGATTCGAACGACTGGGCATCCGCTGTGAGATCGACGGCGACGATCTCATCGTGCCGGCCGCACAGGAGCGCCGTATCCAGAACGACCTGGGCGGCCATGTCGCCAAGCTCGAGGATCAGCCCTGGCCCGCGTTTCCGGCGGACACCATGTCCATCGCGATCGTGGCAGCCACGCAGTGCGAGGGCATGATTCTCTTCCACGAGAAGATGTTCGAGTCGCGGCTCTACTTCACCGACAAGCTCGTGGGCATGGGCGCGCGCATCGTGTTGTGTGATCCGCATCGCGCCATCGTGTCGGGGCCGACCCCTCTTCGCGGAGGCACGGTGGAGTCGCCGGACATCCGGGCCGGCATGGCGATGCTGCTGGCCGCGCTGTGTGCCGAAGGGACCAGCGTGATCAACAACGCGCAGCAGATCGAGCGGGGATACGAGCGCATCGAAGCGCGACTGGGCGCCCTGGGCGCGCGCATCCGTCGGGTGGAGCTGAGTGCGCGCTGA